The following proteins come from a genomic window of Candidatus Eremiobacterota bacterium:
- a CDS encoding Hsp20/alpha crystallin family protein, with amino-acid sequence MFRWFEDLNAVQEQLNQVYEEAYGRKPQGRAREQGVASWMPPVEVWENESSIYLSFDLPGLTIQEIDLQIEGEQLIIKGERKAPEEKRNYRRREKLYGNFYRAFNITTPVDREKVAASYRNGMLEVMLPKSEAVKPKQIKISVEE; translated from the coding sequence ATGTTCAGATGGTTTGAGGATCTCAACGCGGTACAGGAGCAGCTGAACCAGGTCTATGAGGAGGCTTACGGCAGAAAGCCCCAGGGAAGGGCAAGGGAGCAGGGAGTCGCATCATGGATGCCTCCCGTGGAGGTCTGGGAGAACGAGAGCTCCATTTATCTCTCTTTCGATCTTCCCGGGCTCACCATCCAGGAGATTGACCTGCAGATCGAGGGAGAGCAGCTCATCATCAAGGGCGAGCGCAAGGCTCCCGAGGAGAAGAGAAACTACCGCCGCAGGGAGAAGCTTTACGGCAACTTCTACCGCGCCTTCAATATCACCACGCCGGTGGACAGGGAGAAGGTTGCAGCATCCTACAGGAACGGAATGCTCGAAGTGATGCTTCCCAAGAGCGAGGCCGTGAAGCCGAAGCAGATCAAGATCAGCGTGGAGGAATAA
- a CDS encoding J domain-containing protein, whose protein sequence is MDYKDYYKILGVDKNSAEKDIKKAYRKLARQYHPDVNPQDKASESKFKEINEAYEVLGDKEKRAQYDQLGPYFQGGKIPEDMFRQYGQRGSSRGRGGGAHFDYNDLGSFQGAGTGDMGGFSDFFNMFFGGGGGGSSRAGGKQPRGGYSSTINLEDILGGQSFARASSKRAQPQIQELALELSLEEAAFGTNRLLQAEKQMPCDKCQGSGSVNGKPCMECRGGGFRTKPTTLEVKIPAGVKNGSRIKVEDFLLVVRIKPHHFFELKGNDLYCEVPVTITEAVLGGEIDIPTLKGTISTKIAPETQAGKTLRFTGQGMPVLKGEPGNLYAKIKVVIPSKIDAKEKKLFEELGKLVRENPRKDLYRRK, encoded by the coding sequence GTGGATTACAAGGACTATTACAAGATACTCGGCGTGGATAAGAATTCCGCTGAGAAGGACATCAAGAAGGCTTACAGGAAGCTTGCGAGGCAGTACCACCCCGACGTGAATCCTCAAGACAAGGCTTCCGAGTCGAAATTCAAGGAGATAAACGAAGCCTACGAGGTTCTTGGCGACAAGGAGAAGCGGGCCCAGTACGATCAGCTCGGCCCCTACTTCCAGGGGGGGAAGATCCCTGAGGACATGTTCCGCCAATACGGCCAGAGAGGCTCTTCCAGGGGAAGAGGAGGAGGCGCCCACTTCGACTACAATGATCTCGGGAGCTTTCAGGGCGCCGGAACAGGGGATATGGGAGGATTCTCCGATTTCTTCAACATGTTCTTCGGCGGCGGAGGCGGCGGCAGCAGCAGAGCCGGGGGAAAGCAGCCGCGGGGAGGCTATTCCAGCACCATCAACCTTGAAGACATCCTGGGAGGGCAATCCTTTGCCAGGGCGTCATCAAAGCGGGCCCAGCCCCAGATCCAGGAGCTGGCCCTTGAGCTTTCCCTCGAGGAGGCAGCATTCGGCACCAACAGGCTCCTCCAGGCGGAGAAACAGATGCCCTGCGACAAGTGCCAGGGGAGCGGCTCCGTGAACGGGAAGCCCTGCATGGAGTGCCGGGGAGGAGGCTTCAGGACGAAGCCCACCACCTTGGAGGTAAAGATCCCTGCAGGGGTGAAAAACGGCTCCAGGATAAAAGTAGAGGACTTCCTGCTGGTGGTAAGAATCAAGCCCCACCATTTCTTCGAGCTGAAAGGCAACGACCTTTACTGCGAGGTGCCTGTCACGATCACCGAGGCGGTCCTGGGAGGCGAAATCGACATTCCCACTCTCAAGGGCACCATCTCCACGAAGATAGCCCCCGAGACACAGGCGGGAAAGACGCTCCGCTTCACCGGGCAGGGAATGCCTGTCCTGAAAGGGGAGCCGGGGAATCTCTACGCGAAAATCAAGGTGGTGATTCCCTCGAAGATTGACGCAAAAGAGAAGAAGCTTTTTGAAGAGCTCGGGAAGCTTGTCAGGGAGAATCCGAGAAAAGATCTCTACAGGCGCAAGTAA
- a CDS encoding MerR family transcriptional regulator, whose amino-acid sequence MDQDSEPYYVISVVSKMLKVHPQTIRHYERLGLLSPPHRTQGNMRLYSKRDVERLEQICSFTNVGVNLAGVEVIVKLLEKMESMRVDMLKEMEDMRGRLESSVRNLHTEDNADDI is encoded by the coding sequence ATGGACCAGGACTCTGAACCTTATTATGTAATAAGTGTTGTCTCCAAGATGCTCAAGGTACATCCCCAGACAATCCGCCATTATGAAAGGCTTGGCCTCCTCTCTCCGCCCCACCGCACCCAGGGGAACATGAGGCTCTATTCAAAGCGTGACGTGGAACGCCTTGAACAGATATGCAGCTTTACCAACGTGGGAGTCAACCTTGCAGGCGTTGAAGTCATTGTGAAGCTCCTTGAGAAGATGGAGAGCATGAGAGTCGATATGCTCAAGGAGATGGAAGACATGAGGGGACGTCTGGAATCTTCGGTCAGGAACCTTCACACCGAGGATAATGCCGACGATATTTGA
- a CDS encoding response regulator has translation MAEHILVVDDDEFMRASLQMELEAAGYKVTAAENGYSAIELAKKETFDLVVTDVRMPGMSGIDALSAIREFQPMAKSIVITGYASPDAPVSAIKMRVDDYLMKPFSSEDFLKSVHISLERYRQHSLQDSSRLRFRESFVKLLMGIFAESRFSYLVGHSERVAGMALAMARELGFSPQRTQSLYLASLLHDIGIVELPAPLLEKSELMAAEYELIKNHPILARDLLAPFKELREIATMVLHHHERWEGGGYPSGLTGEKIPIESRIIAIAETFDSLTNERPYRKKLDRAEALAHIGRESARSFDPALVKAFTAVMETRLQDGSPAPLPLLIEGPAKATFLLNIAHTYAQMGNSEVARAAFASAEELLREEVCAPELMARVKFEKIHLLARDGKLKEALEEARAALEFAKEQSLQFAFAQITLFTISLRMKERDFKGLAEELAAVRETFHLWESAYDICVTDLFSSALQVMREEGPGGQASRFEEHLKSFLLRMEGGRFYDVMTLYGDLVYPVVRHALEKDILCDVISRVLSDESEPGVLPLIEKLIGADHQGTKLKVLDILSAMKGKGALELLSRAANDSDPAVAKKSSLLISKSPLEKTEAVLQVYFLGKFRVAVNSEPIDEDIWDTRKTRNLFSYLASRRGEVINEEKLMELFWSQGGDKARHSLYNAISQIRKIFTPLVGIAAKTIIQKRKDGYLFNKKLHCWVDIEEFDEHYHRGKYLADQGKWDEALLSLQRAERLYGGPFLEGSYEEWSDSLRFKLQTKFLEILQIMAHYFFDKKKYKVSIDYWKTILNWDNCFEDAYLGLMMCHYALEKNNEAIRIYHECTQTLKKELDLAPPPRIMEFYLKMIHGEPVELTL, from the coding sequence ATGGCAGAGCACATACTTGTAGTGGATGATGACGAGTTTATGCGGGCAAGCCTCCAGATGGAGCTCGAGGCCGCCGGGTACAAGGTGACGGCCGCAGAGAACGGCTACTCCGCCATCGAGCTCGCCAAGAAGGAGACCTTTGACCTCGTGGTGACAGACGTGAGGATGCCGGGGATGAGCGGCATTGATGCCCTTTCGGCCATAAGGGAGTTTCAGCCCATGGCAAAGAGCATCGTCATCACCGGCTACGCGAGCCCCGATGCGCCTGTGTCGGCAATCAAGATGAGGGTTGACGATTATCTCATGAAGCCCTTCTCTTCGGAGGATTTCCTCAAGAGCGTCCACATATCCCTGGAGCGCTATCGCCAGCACTCGCTCCAGGACTCAAGCCGGCTCCGCTTCAGGGAGAGCTTTGTGAAGCTCCTGATGGGGATCTTTGCCGAAAGCCGCTTCTCGTATCTTGTGGGCCACTCGGAGCGGGTGGCAGGGATGGCCCTTGCGATGGCCCGTGAACTGGGCTTTTCACCCCAGCGGACCCAGAGCCTCTACCTCGCCTCCCTTCTCCATGATATAGGCATTGTGGAGCTTCCCGCACCTCTGCTGGAGAAAAGCGAGCTTATGGCCGCCGAATATGAGCTCATCAAGAACCACCCGATCCTGGCCAGGGACCTCCTCGCTCCCTTCAAGGAACTGAGAGAAATTGCCACGATGGTGCTCCATCATCACGAGAGATGGGAAGGCGGCGGCTACCCGTCGGGGCTCACCGGCGAGAAGATTCCCATTGAATCGAGGATAATCGCCATTGCGGAGACCTTTGACAGCCTCACCAACGAGCGTCCTTACCGGAAAAAGCTCGACAGGGCAGAGGCTCTCGCCCATATAGGGCGGGAGAGCGCCAGGAGCTTTGACCCGGCCCTCGTGAAGGCCTTCACTGCAGTCATGGAAACACGCCTCCAGGATGGTTCCCCTGCACCGCTTCCCTTGCTGATCGAAGGGCCTGCAAAGGCAACGTTCCTTCTGAACATCGCCCACACTTACGCGCAGATGGGAAACAGTGAAGTGGCCCGGGCGGCTTTCGCCTCGGCGGAGGAGCTTCTCAGGGAGGAGGTATGCGCCCCAGAGCTTATGGCGCGGGTAAAGTTTGAAAAGATCCACCTCCTTGCACGAGACGGGAAGCTCAAGGAAGCTCTTGAAGAGGCCCGGGCGGCACTTGAATTCGCGAAGGAGCAGTCGCTCCAGTTTGCCTTCGCGCAGATCACCCTCTTCACCATCTCCCTCAGAATGAAGGAGCGGGACTTCAAGGGCCTTGCAGAGGAGCTTGCCGCCGTGAGGGAGACTTTTCACCTCTGGGAGTCTGCCTATGATATCTGCGTGACCGACCTCTTTTCAAGCGCCCTCCAGGTAATGAGGGAAGAGGGGCCGGGCGGCCAGGCATCCCGCTTCGAGGAGCATCTGAAGAGTTTCCTGCTGAGAATGGAGGGCGGGAGGTTCTATGATGTCATGACCCTTTATGGCGACCTTGTGTACCCTGTTGTCAGGCACGCCCTTGAGAAAGACATTCTCTGCGACGTCATCTCACGCGTGTTATCTGATGAGAGCGAGCCTGGAGTTCTCCCCCTCATCGAAAAGCTCATCGGCGCAGACCACCAGGGCACAAAGCTCAAGGTCCTGGACATACTCTCGGCAATGAAGGGGAAAGGGGCACTTGAGCTGCTCTCGAGGGCCGCCAATGACAGTGATCCTGCCGTAGCGAAGAAATCTTCGCTCCTTATCTCAAAGTCTCCTCTCGAGAAGACCGAAGCGGTGCTGCAGGTCTATTTCCTGGGGAAATTCCGCGTTGCCGTTAACAGCGAGCCTATTGATGAGGACATCTGGGACACGCGCAAGACGCGTAACCTCTTTTCCTATCTCGCCTCACGGAGGGGCGAGGTGATAAACGAAGAGAAGCTCATGGAGCTTTTCTGGTCCCAGGGCGGTGACAAGGCCCGCCACTCCCTTTATAATGCCATTTCGCAGATCAGAAAGATATTCACCCCACTCGTGGGCATCGCGGCGAAGACCATTATTCAGAAAAGGAAGGATGGCTATCTCTTCAACAAGAAGCTCCACTGCTGGGTTGATATCGAGGAGTTCGACGAGCATTACCACCGGGGGAAATACCTTGCCGACCAGGGGAAATGGGACGAGGCCCTCCTGTCGCTGCAGCGGGCCGAGAGGCTCTACGGGGGGCCCTTCCTTGAGGGATCGTACGAAGAGTGGAGCGACAGCCTCCGCTTCAAGCTGCAGACAAAGTTCCTGGAAATACTCCAGATAATGGCCCACTACTTCTTCGACAAGAAGAAATACAAGGTGAGCATTGACTATTGGAAAACCATTCTTAACTGGGACAACTGTTTTGAAGATGCCTACCTCGGGCTCATGATGTGCCACTATGCACTTGAGAAAAACAACGAGGCTATAAGGATTTATCACGAATGCACGCAGACTCTCAAGAAGGAGCTTGATCTCGCCCCGCCGCCGAGGATCATGGAGTTCTACCTTAAAATGATCCATGGTGAGCCTGTGGAGCTCACGCTCTGA
- a CDS encoding ATP-binding protein, translated as MDKNPAPPRAPEMALDKEHLALLVRASELLGSSLNIHEILDRLMDQVIEVLKAERGFVMMRTGEGEPWDFMSARAIDREVLGREEFRISRGIVDRVAREGKAVLTSDAVQDSRFKGQASISLYALKSILCVPLIIREKVLGVIYVDNRMETGVFKHNEKSLLESIARQAAIALENALLYDELRRVHEESMEKARRELAHTQAQLFQSSKMAAVGQLAAGVAHEINNPIGAITLNVSSLKRDLLEEGLKRRLDIIEKAALRCKAIVEKLLRFSHPSYDTVEMIAVGDLVASTLELIEHQLSKENVAVERRIPGDLAVCGNQGEFSQVIMNILLNAKDALKGLPPGQPRLVKITTARGAGRVVIKITDNGKGMDEATRDRIFEPFFTTKTVGEGVGLGLSVCFQLMAKYGGEISVASEPGKGSVFTLLFRESLVEPCP; from the coding sequence ATGGACAAGAACCCCGCCCCACCCAGGGCTCCTGAAATGGCGCTTGACAAAGAGCATCTTGCCCTCCTGGTGCGGGCAAGCGAGCTCCTGGGCTCTTCGCTTAACATTCACGAAATTCTGGACAGGCTCATGGACCAGGTGATAGAAGTCCTCAAGGCCGAGCGCGGCTTTGTCATGATGCGCACCGGTGAGGGAGAGCCCTGGGATTTCATGAGCGCCAGGGCCATTGACAGGGAAGTCCTGGGGCGCGAGGAGTTCCGTATAAGCAGAGGAATCGTGGACAGGGTGGCCCGCGAGGGAAAGGCCGTCCTTACGAGCGATGCCGTGCAGGACAGCCGCTTCAAAGGGCAGGCGAGCATCTCTCTTTACGCCCTCAAGTCCATCCTCTGCGTGCCCCTTATCATCAGGGAAAAGGTTCTCGGTGTCATCTATGTTGATAACCGCATGGAAACAGGAGTCTTCAAGCACAACGAAAAGTCCCTGCTTGAATCCATCGCCCGCCAGGCTGCCATTGCCCTGGAAAACGCCCTGCTTTACGATGAGCTCAGGAGGGTTCACGAGGAGAGCATGGAGAAAGCGCGCCGCGAGCTTGCCCACACTCAGGCGCAGCTTTTCCAGTCCTCTAAAATGGCGGCAGTAGGGCAGCTCGCAGCGGGCGTGGCCCATGAGATAAACAACCCTATCGGTGCCATAACCCTCAATGTTTCGTCCCTCAAGCGCGACCTTCTGGAAGAGGGTCTCAAGCGCCGCCTTGACATCATCGAAAAGGCGGCCCTCCGCTGCAAGGCCATAGTGGAAAAGCTGCTGCGCTTCTCCCATCCCTCCTATGACACCGTCGAGATGATAGCCGTCGGGGACCTCGTGGCGAGCACCCTTGAGCTCATTGAGCACCAGCTCAGCAAGGAGAATGTGGCCGTCGAGAGAAGAATCCCGGGCGATCTCGCGGTCTGCGGGAACCAGGGCGAATTTTCCCAGGTGATTATGAACATTCTCCTCAACGCGAAGGACGCGCTGAAAGGGCTCCCCCCCGGGCAGCCCCGCCTGGTGAAAATCACCACCGCCCGCGGGGCGGGCCGGGTGGTGATCAAGATTACCGACAATGGCAAGGGAATGGACGAAGCCACGAGAGATCGCATATTTGAGCCATTTTTCACCACAAAGACTGTCGGTGAGGGGGTAGGCCTCGGGCTCTCCGTATGCTTCCAGCTCATGGCAAAGTACGGCGGCGAGATATCGGTAGCCTCGGAGCCCGGGAAAGGCTCCGTCTTTACCCTCTTGTTCAGGGAGAGCCTCGTGGAACCGTGCCCGTAA
- a CDS encoding radical SAM protein codes for MKDITLVNLNMLYVRHFDRVEREYHVPLGPLYLTAALEREGFSVDFRDYQFCQSSDPFSAEAIVDFVKEPSEILGFSVMANLLPFTLMALEKVKERYPDRTIILGGVGPKSVERAILERFPWIDLIAVGESERSAPALVRTLQQKGDLGRVPGILYRREGTIVENPRPPRIEDLDAILFPAFHHIDLSKYEGYGVLTSRGCPYGCTFCSVAPIWDRKSYSRSAENIVKEMRLVHEKAGADLFLFQDEFFVSSKKRVLEFCRVLKKSGLPLYWKTFGRVDLTDGETLREMARAGCLEVRYGIESGSAAILERTRKGFTPEEAVAVVSEALRHIPRVDTFYVWGFPFETMRDFYQSLFQMINFRTMGARVLPSLLCFLPQTDIYGEYRGDDRFTFCPDLFPEYMVTGHEVCRGARASVLPAHRAIFRFIEENRDLFPGFFHYALAENVNPKLALLQEFGFYLESEAPQAETDSCGAHSPKVNAQFKSDRPASSPAATATGSRRLV; via the coding sequence ATGAAGGACATCACCCTGGTCAATCTCAACATGCTCTACGTGCGCCATTTTGACCGCGTGGAGCGGGAATACCACGTACCCCTCGGTCCCCTCTACCTCACGGCGGCCCTGGAGCGGGAAGGATTCTCCGTTGATTTCAGGGATTACCAGTTCTGCCAGAGCAGCGACCCGTTCTCTGCGGAAGCCATCGTGGATTTTGTCAAAGAGCCTTCGGAAATCCTGGGATTCTCGGTGATGGCCAATCTCCTCCCCTTCACCCTCATGGCCCTTGAAAAAGTCAAGGAGCGGTACCCCGACAGGACCATCATCCTCGGCGGCGTGGGGCCAAAGTCAGTAGAGCGCGCCATCCTGGAGCGCTTTCCATGGATTGACCTCATCGCCGTGGGAGAGAGCGAGCGCTCAGCACCGGCACTGGTAAGGACTCTTCAGCAGAAAGGCGATCTCGGCAGAGTGCCGGGAATACTGTACCGCCGGGAGGGGACCATCGTTGAGAACCCCAGGCCGCCGCGCATCGAAGACCTCGATGCCATTCTATTCCCCGCCTTTCACCACATAGATCTCTCGAAATACGAGGGCTACGGTGTGCTCACCTCAAGGGGGTGCCCTTACGGCTGCACTTTTTGCTCCGTGGCGCCCATCTGGGACAGGAAAAGCTATTCCCGATCCGCGGAAAATATCGTCAAGGAGATGCGCCTCGTCCACGAGAAAGCAGGCGCCGACCTTTTTCTTTTCCAGGACGAGTTTTTTGTCTCGTCAAAAAAGCGCGTGCTGGAATTCTGCAGGGTGCTGAAAAAAAGCGGCCTCCCCTTGTACTGGAAGACCTTCGGACGGGTGGACCTTACTGACGGTGAAACACTCAGGGAAATGGCCCGCGCAGGGTGCCTCGAGGTGCGCTATGGCATTGAATCCGGGTCGGCTGCAATCCTGGAGCGCACCAGGAAGGGGTTCACCCCTGAAGAGGCGGTGGCCGTCGTCTCCGAGGCCCTCCGCCACATTCCCCGTGTTGACACCTTTTATGTCTGGGGCTTCCCCTTCGAGACCATGAGGGATTTCTACCAGTCCCTCTTCCAGATGATCAACTTCCGCACCATGGGAGCCAGGGTCCTTCCCAGCCTTCTGTGCTTCCTCCCCCAGACCGACATCTACGGCGAATACCGCGGAGATGACAGGTTCACTTTCTGCCCGGACCTCTTCCCTGAGTATATGGTGACAGGCCACGAGGTGTGCAGGGGCGCCCGCGCTTCTGTCCTCCCGGCCCACAGGGCGATTTTCCGCTTTATTGAGGAAAACCGAGACCTGTTCCCCGGCTTTTTCCACTATGCTCTCGCGGAGAATGTGAACCCCAAGCTTGCCCTGCTGCAGGAATTCGGCTTTTACCTGGAAAGCGAGGCGCCGCAGGCCGAGACAGACTCTTGCGGAGCGCATTCTCCAAAGGTGAATGCGCAGTTCAAGAGCGACAGACCCGCTTCCTCACCTGCCGCAACGGCAACCGGTTCACGCCGCCTTGTTTAA
- a CDS encoding flavin reductase family protein, with product MMFLEVPYHHGAQHTLVRLYDDGVFLVTGRERPNIMTIGWGSVAVIWKFPIFTVLVRPTRHSFSLIEEWGEFTVNVPHENSLKKELLFCGTKSGRDVDKFRETGLTASPGRRVSVPFIADCEWIYECRVLFRQPMNPAMLDSKVTEKYYGSGDYHTVYFGEIVGSYLKDI from the coding sequence ATGATGTTTCTGGAAGTACCTTACCATCATGGCGCGCAGCACACCCTTGTCCGTCTTTATGACGACGGCGTTTTTCTCGTGACGGGTCGCGAGAGGCCCAATATCATGACCATCGGATGGGGAAGCGTGGCGGTCATATGGAAATTTCCCATCTTTACCGTGCTGGTAAGGCCAACACGCCACAGCTTTTCATTGATTGAGGAGTGGGGAGAGTTCACGGTGAATGTTCCCCATGAAAACTCGCTGAAGAAAGAGCTTCTGTTCTGCGGGACCAAGTCGGGAAGAGATGTGGATAAATTCAGAGAAACGGGACTGACGGCCTCGCCGGGCAGGCGTGTCTCAGTACCATTCATAGCTGACTGCGAATGGATTTATGAATGTCGTGTCCTCTTCAGGCAGCCCATGAACCCTGCCATGCTCGACAGCAAGGTCACGGAGAAATATTACGGCTCCGGTGATTATCATACGGTCTACTTCGGAGAGATCGTGGGGAGTTACCTCAAGGACATTTAA
- a CDS encoding ankyrin repeat domain-containing protein, translating into MSEVPMPAGRLFLGALVILALLCGACARKIERMGGSLYDRQFREINGAVRKADYKEVSRILAKEPGLAKAQDSCGYGALHWASLDGSKDIVTLLLAQGAPVNMKSKDGVTPLHCASRTGRHEVVSLLVKSGADLDVKTSGGDTPLSLAESGKHREVCRFLRNHGAHN; encoded by the coding sequence GTGAGCGAGGTGCCTATGCCTGCGGGAAGGCTGTTCCTGGGAGCCCTGGTGATTCTGGCCCTCCTGTGCGGCGCCTGTGCCCGCAAGATAGAGCGCATGGGGGGATCGCTCTATGACAGGCAGTTCAGGGAGATTAACGGAGCCGTGAGAAAGGCCGATTACAAGGAAGTATCCCGCATCCTTGCCAAAGAGCCCGGGCTTGCGAAAGCCCAGGACTCATGTGGATACGGAGCCCTGCACTGGGCATCCCTTGACGGGAGCAAGGATATAGTTACCCTTCTTCTCGCACAAGGCGCCCCTGTCAATATGAAAAGCAAGGACGGTGTGACCCCCCTTCACTGCGCCTCGAGAACAGGGCGCCACGAGGTCGTCTCGCTGCTGGTGAAAAGCGGTGCTGACCTCGATGTGAAAACCTCGGGCGGCGATACGCCTCTCTCGCTTGCCGAAAGCGGTAAGCACCGCGAAGTATGCCGTTTCTTAAGGAACCATGGGGCCCATAATTAG
- a CDS encoding bifunctional oligoribonuclease/PAP phosphatase NrnA yields MHSLNKDIMMSERRLSSLEDIARHIEEKHSFILLPHIGIDGDDLGSMIALSMGLAKLGKVAHIISHDPVPPLFSFLPSIEKVSSTLPEGTFDSALLMECTNASRLPRSIDLRAHVATVVNIDHHPGNRIEGDLNYIDCSAAAVGEIVYDLLMLLSVPLDMAMAMGLYVAILTDTGGFQFANTTAKTHRIVADLLRFPLKVDEISRHIFREVSLDVLRLEGDVMARLRSSMGGKIVWSTVTLDSLRLYGVEDEETQFFVEELNVVKGSLVVVLFKEIDEGAVRVSMRSTTPLVPVNEVASRYGGGGHVLAAGCTVEGSLESVQDEVLGALAAFMEARGC; encoded by the coding sequence ATGCACAGTCTAAACAAGGACATCATGATGAGTGAGCGGCGCCTCAGCTCCCTTGAGGATATCGCAAGGCACATAGAGGAAAAGCACTCCTTCATTCTGCTTCCCCACATCGGCATCGACGGCGACGATCTCGGCTCCATGATCGCCCTCTCAATGGGACTGGCAAAGCTCGGCAAGGTGGCGCACATCATAAGCCATGACCCGGTCCCTCCTCTCTTCAGCTTTCTGCCTTCGATAGAGAAAGTCTCTTCCACCCTTCCTGAAGGCACTTTTGACAGCGCCCTTCTGATGGAGTGCACCAATGCCTCCCGTCTTCCCCGGAGCATTGATCTCAGGGCCCACGTGGCCACCGTCGTCAACATCGATCACCACCCCGGGAACAGGATAGAGGGCGATCTCAATTATATCGACTGCAGTGCCGCCGCCGTCGGCGAAATAGTCTATGACCTGCTCATGCTCCTTTCCGTTCCCCTTGACATGGCCATGGCCATGGGCCTCTACGTGGCCATCCTGACCGACACGGGGGGATTCCAGTTCGCCAACACCACGGCAAAGACCCACAGGATAGTGGCTGACCTTCTCCGGTTCCCCCTCAAGGTTGACGAGATATCCCGCCACATCTTCAGGGAAGTCTCCCTCGATGTGCTGAGGCTGGAAGGGGATGTGATGGCGCGGCTCCGCTCGAGCATGGGCGGAAAGATCGTATGGAGCACCGTCACTCTTGATTCTCTCAGGCTCTACGGCGTTGAGGACGAGGAGACACAGTTTTTTGTCGAGGAGCTTAACGTGGTGAAAGGAAGCCTCGTGGTGGTTCTCTTCAAGGAGATTGACGAGGGCGCCGTGAGGGTAAGCATGAGGAGCACCACTCCGCTTGTTCCCGTCAATGAGGTGGCATCCCGGTACGGCGGCGGGGGCCATGTCCTTGCTGCAGGATGCACCGTCGAAGGCTCCCTCGAGAGTGTCCAGGACGAGGTGCTTGGAGCGCTCGCAGCCTTTATGGAGGCGAGGGGCTGCTGA
- the rbfA gene encoding 30S ribosome-binding factor RbfA has protein sequence MAGFRLERVAELIKEVTSDIIRELKDPRVGFASITQVKVSPDLGHAKIYVSILGDEKSKKETIEGLTNAKGFIRRELSKQISLRHIPEIAFVADDSIEEGVRVLNLINKVTAQDAQSKQGHHDE, from the coding sequence ATGGCGGGTTTCAGGCTCGAGCGAGTTGCGGAGCTGATTAAAGAGGTGACGAGCGATATCATAAGGGAGCTCAAGGATCCCCGCGTGGGATTTGCCTCCATCACCCAGGTGAAGGTTTCGCCCGATCTGGGCCATGCCAAGATTTATGTGAGCATCCTGGGTGATGAGAAAAGCAAGAAGGAGACAATTGAAGGGCTCACCAACGCAAAAGGCTTTATCCGCAGGGAGCTCTCAAAGCAGATTTCCCTCAGGCATATCCCCGAGATAGCCTTTGTGGCCGATGATTCCATAGAGGAAGGCGTAAGGGTCCTCAACCTTATCAACAAGGTGACAGCTCAGGATGCACAGTCTAAACAAGGACATCATGATGAGTGA